A single Oryza brachyantha chromosome 8, ObraRS2, whole genome shotgun sequence DNA region contains:
- the LOC102717179 gene encoding transcription factor GTE7-like, giving the protein MTSAVLAGRNEVHHHHPHWGGDARVPLVPKHATNPNPRRHRPSPGAPGPPPAPPRPQVAPSAADPSPSGHVTIRPSEMSRREAQAVRARLTGELSRVRALLSHIERWEDQRRPAAAPATTEPPQQRGHVSPPPALQAAMRKRCTQILTRLRKQKISVWFNSPVDVERLKLHDYHAIIRNPMDLGTVKENLAFGRYPSHDAFAADVRLTFNNALRYNPPDHHVHRYAGNLLATFEGLYKEAVSWFEEESQRLQPPMPLALPPPPQPPVPVPVQAPPRIGGGGRRPKPKAREPNKREMSEEEKHKLRVEIGNLPEEKMVNVLQIVQKRNTDPALMGEVVELDFDEMDVETLWELDRFVVNCKKALNKSRRTVVVNGGVVDATTIVPIEDDAMQVNVHPRAVVDIGDSENDMTEKRVSEVDMVDEYVDIGDEMPTANYQSVEIERDAQVASSSSGSESGSSASSDSDSRSSGDSDSDGDDAQSPN; this is encoded by the exons atgacgtccgccgtgctcgccggccggaatgaggtccaccaccaccacccccactGGGGGGGCGACGCCCGCGTCCCCCTCGTGCCCAAGCACGCCAccaaccctaaccctaggcGGCACCGGCCGAGCCCCGGCGCCCCGgggccgccgcctgcgccgccgcggccgcaggTGGCACCGTCCGCGGCGGATCCCTCGCCGTCGGGCCACGTAACGATCCGGCCCTCGGAGATGTCCCGCAGGGAGGCCCAGGCGGTCCGCGCGCGGCTCACCGGCGAGCTGAGCCGGGTCCGCGCGCTCCTTTCCCACATCGAGAGGTGGGAGGaccagcggcggccggcggcggcgccggcgacgacggagccTCCGCAGCAGCGGGGCCACGTGTCGCCGCCCCCGGCCCTCCAGGCGGCGATGCGGAAGCGCTGCACGCAGATCCTGACGCGGCTGCGGAAGCAGAAGATCAGCGTCTGGTTCAACTCGCCGGTGGACGTCGAGCGGCTGAAGCTGCACGACTACCACGCCATCATCAGGAACCCCATGGATCTCGGCACCGTGAAGGAGAACCTCGCCTTCGGGAGGTACCCCTCGCacgacgccttcgccgccgacgtccgcCTCACCTTCAACAACGCGCTGCGGTACAATCCGCCCGACCACCATGTCCATAGGTACGCCGGCAACCTCCTCGCCACATTCGAGGGGTTGTACAAGGAGGCCGTGTCTTGGTTCGAGGAGGAGTCCCAGCGTCTCCAGCCACCAATGCCGCTtgctctgccgccgccgccgcagcccccGGTGCCTGTGCCGGTGCAGGCCCCGCCAAGGattgggggtggggggaggaggccgaAGCCCAAGGCAAGGGAACCCAACAAGAGGGAGATGAGCGAGGAGGAAAAGCACAAGTTGAGGGTGGAGATCGGGAACTTGCCTGAGGAGAAAATGGTGAATGTGCTACAGATTGTGCAGAAGAGGAATACTGATCCGGCTCTTATGGGAGAGGTTGTTGAGCTTGATTTCGACGAAATGGATGTCGAGACGCTCTGGGAGCTTGATCGATTTGTGGTCAATTGCAAGAAGGCACTCAACAAAAGCAGGAGGACTGTTGTGGTGAATGGTGGTGTTGTTGATGCAACCACTATTGTCCCAATTGAGGATGATGCGATGCAGGTGAATGTGCATCCGCGTGCGGTGGTTGACATTGGAGACTCG GAGAATGACATGACGGAGAAGAGGGTTTCAGAGGTTGATATGGTTGATGAGTATGTTGATATTGGTGATGAGATGCCGACAGCGAATTACCAGTCGGTGGAGATTGAGAGGGATGCCCAAGTGGCGAGCAGCTCAAGCGGGTCTGAAAGCGGCTCGTCTGCATCCAGTG ATTCTGACTCAAGGAGCTCTGGGGACTCTGATTCAGATGGTGATGATGCCCAGTCTCCCAATTAG
- the LOC102717459 gene encoding nucleolin 1 has product MGKASKKSAAAVAAAPPPAVPAKGKGGKKREAEDEIEKAASAKKQKAAPPAKAVPAPKGDAKKAKKQPPPKKAESSSSEEESSESEEEVKVQPKKAAKPVKQESSSDESSDETSDEEDAKPAAANNGLKKGKPESSSSESDSDDESDEDEKPAAPVKKPSLTSGQKKKDDSDSSESESDESDSDEDVPAKTKAPAVAVKKDDSTDSSESESDSEDEEKTKKPTQPAKKTAPATSKRKEESSDSSDSDESDDEPPQKKKKDAAPEVAAKESSSDDEDDSSEESSDDEPKPEHKKAQMAFEGSDEDSSEEDSDEEDGKLAKTPKKEAPAVTKSQNEEPKTPASNQSQGTEPTTLFVGNLPFRIDQDQVKEFFQGVGEVIDVRLATNEDGESRGFGHVQFASSEDAKKAIELNGQDLMGRAVRLDLARERGAYTPHSRNDTGSFQKQNRGSSQSIFVKGFDSSLEESKIRESLEGHFAECGEITRVSVPMDRETGACRGMAYIDFKDQASLSKALELSGSDLGGYNLYVDEARPRADSRDGGGRSGGRFGGRSGGRDGGRFGGRSGGRFGGRGGRDGGRRGGRGGGFQNRHGAGTASTGKKTTFGED; this is encoded by the exons aTGGGCAAGGCGAGCAAGAAGTCcgcggccgcggtggcggcggcgccgccgcccgcggtgCCGGCCAAGGGGAAGGGCGGGAAGAAgcgggaggcggaggacgAGATCGAGAAGGCGGCGAGCGCCAAGAAGCAgaaggcggcgccgccggccaagGCCGTCCCCGCGCCCAAGGGGGACGCCAAGAAGGCCAAGAAGCAGCCGCCGCCCAAGAAGGCCGAGAGCAGCAGCTCTGAGGAAGAGTCGTCCGAGTCCGAAGAAGAG gTGAAGGTTCAACCAAAGAAGGCTGCAAAGCCTGTCAAGCAGGAATCTTCTTCCGATGAGAGCAGTGATGAGACCTCTGATGAGGAG GATGCTAAACCTGCGGCTGCTAATAACGGGTTGAAGAAAGGCAAGCCAGAAAGCAGCAGTTCTGAGAGTGATTCCGATGATGAATCAGACGAGGACGAG AAACCTGCTGCTCCAGTGAAGAAACCATCTCTGACTAGtggtcaaaagaaaaaagacgaTTCTGACTCCTCTGAGAGTGAGTCAGATGAGAGTGACTCAGATGAG GATGTGCCCGCAAAGACTAAAGCCCCTGCTGTAGCTGTCAAAAAAGATGACTCTACTGACAGTTCTGAATCTGAAAGTGACTCTGAGGATGAG GAGAAAACTAAGAAACCAACCCAACCTGCCAAGAAAACTGCCCCTGCCACTTCTAAAAGGAAAGAGGAATCAAGTGATTCCTCTGATTCTGATGAGAGTGATGATGAGCCTCcccagaagaagaagaag GATGCCGCACCTGAGGTTGCTGCCAAGGAGAGCAGCAgtgatgatgaagatgataGTTCTGAGGAAAGCTCTGATGATGAACCTAAACCTGAACATAAAAAG GCACAAATGGCATTTGAGGGCAGTGACGAGGACTCCTCTGAAGAAGATAGCGACGAAGAGGATGGGAAATTGGCCAAAACTCCTAAGAAG GAAGCGCCTGCTGTCACCAAATCACAAAATGAAGAA CCTAAAACTCCTGCGAGCAACCAAAGTCAGGGAACTGAGCCAACAACCCTTTTTGTGGGCAACCTTCCTTTCCGTATAGATCAGGACCAAGT GAAGGAGTTTTTTCAGGGAGTTGGTGAGGTTATTGATGTTCGTTTGGCTACCAATGAAGATGGTGAATCTAGAGGCTTTGGCCATGTTCAATTTGCTTCATCTGAAGATGCTAAGAAG GCAATTGAATTGAATGGCCAAGATCTGATGGGCCGTGCAGTGAGACTTGACTTGGCTCGTGAAAGAGGTGCATACACCCCTCACAGCAG GAACGATACTGGATCATTCCAGAAGCAAAATAGAGGTTCCAGTCAGTCTATATTTGTCAAGGGTTTTGATTCATCTCTTGAGGAGAGCAAG ATCCGAGAATCTCTCGAGGGACATTTTGCTGAGTGCGGAGAGATCACACGAGTCTCAGTTCCCATGGATCGTGAAACTGGTGCATGCAGAGG GATGGCATACATAGATTTCAAGGATCAGGCTTCCTTGTCAAAGGCTCTTGAGCTCAGTGGGTCTGACCTTGGTGGCTACAACCTGTATGTTGATGAAGCCAGGCCTAGAGCAGATAGTCGGGATGGTGGTGGCCGAAGTGGTGGCAGATTTGGTGGCCGAAGCGGTGGCAGAGATGGTGGTAGGTTTGGCGGCCGCAGTGGTGGCAGATTTGGGGGCCGTGGTGGCAGAGATGGTGGCAGGAGAGGTGGACGTGGCGGAGGCTTTCAGAACAGGCATGGTGCCGGTACAGCTAGTACAG GAAAGAAGACAACTTTCGGAGAAGATTAA